Genomic window (Streptomyces sp. RerS4):
GCAGCCGCCACGTGTGCTCGCCGGGCAGGCCGTCCGCCTCCGCGCCCTTCCAGCCCTGCGCGCGCTGGAAGGCCTGGGTGGCCAGCCGGTCCGCCTCGCTCCACACCGTGCTCGCGCCCTTCGGGTAGAACCGCAGGGCGCCGCGTCCGATCAGCATCTTCGCCAGCTCGGCGACGTGCGGGTTGTCGGCGCCGGGCCCGAACTTCGCCGCGCCAGGGAACACGGCCGCGCCCCCGGGCTGGGCGCCCGGCGCCGGCGCCTCCGGCACGGCCCCGGCCGGCACTCCGTTGAACCGGTACGGGACGTACTTCGCCGAGTTGTTCCAGTACGCGTACGGCGTGGCCTGCTTGCGCGTCGTCGGGCGGGTCTGCTCGTAGGCGACGTAGTGCGTGCGCGTCTCGTCGACCCAGCCGCCGAAGAGGACGACGTGCGAGCCCTTGTTGGGGTCCGCCGGATTGTGGAAGAGCAGCATGTCGCCGGGCAGCAGCTCCTCCTTGGTGATGCGGGTGGCGAAGGTGTCGAGGCTGCCGGTCCACTCGTTCGTGCCCAGGTTCCAGGCCATGGAGACGTAGCCCGAGCAGTCCTGCCGGTACCCGTCCACCCAGTACTCGGACATGCTGTACGGGACCTTGGCCTCCAGCCACACCTTGGCCCGGTTGATGATCGTGGTCCGGTCGATCCGCTTGACGACGGACGGCGCACCGGGCCGCCCCACCGGCGCCGACCCCGGCGGAGGCTGCTGCCCCGGCTGCCCCGGCGCCGGCCTGCCGTGCAGCGGGGCCCGCTCGCCCTGCGGGGTGCCGGGGTCGTCCAGGGCCACCGGCCCCGGACCGGGCACCGGCGTGGCCTCGGCACGCGCCACCGAGCCGCCCCGCCGAGCACCACACCGGCGGCGGTGGCCAGCACCAGCGCCCGACGGGCCCGCGCGCGGCGGGTGTCCGCCGTCGCGCAGCGGTATGGCCCGCGCGCGGGCGAGGGCGCGCCGCCGCTGCGCGCACCCGAGGCACGCACAGTCGCCGGCGGGCTCGAACTCCTCGAAGACCGGCATCGACATCGACGTCGGCGTCGGCATCCGTACATGCATCGGAGGCTGCATCGTCATGCGGTTCCGTCCACTCCTCTGCTTATCTGGTAGAGCGTCAGATCTACGCCCGGCCAGACATATCGTGCACGACAAAACCCCCAAACATGGGTTAATCGGACAGAACGCGCGCGAGCGGTCACGAGCACCACTGGAAGTGGGGTAGAGTTTTCTCTGTCAGCAGGCGCCGCTAGCTCAGTTGGTTAGAGCAGCTGACTCTTAATCAGCGGGTCCGGGGTTCGAGTCCCTGGCGGCGCACAGACAAGAGGAAGCCCCTCGCAGTGAGAACTGCGAGGGGCTTTTTCGTACCCGGGATGGCCGTACACACGCCGCCGTACCCACGCCGCCGCGTCTACACCGCCGTGCCGGCCTCGCGGGTGCCCGTGCCCGTCAGGTAGGCGGAGACCACGACGTTCGCCGAGTAGCTCTTGGCCGCCTTGTCGTAGCTGCCGCCGCAGGTGACCAGGCGCAGCTCCGCGCGCCCCTTGACCCGGGGGCCGTACGCCTTGTCGGGGTCGAAGCCGGCGCGCTCGTGGACCCGTACGTCCTCGACGGTGAACTCGGCCACCGTGCCGTCCGCCCGTGCCACGCGGATCTTCTCCCCCGGCTTGAGCGTGGACAGGCCGTAGAAGACCGCCGGCTTGGAGCGCGTGTCCACGTGCCCGACCATCAGCGCGGTCCCGGGCGCGCCCGGGGCGGCGCCGGCGCCCCACCAGCCGACGGTGCCGGGCAGCTCGTAGGGTGGGGGCTCGATCGCCCCCTCGGCGTCGAGGCCTCGGGCGATGACGGGGGCCCGGACGCCTATGGCCGGTACGTCGACCCGTGCGGGCATCGCCGCCGCCAGCGGGGCGTGCGCGGCCGGGAGCCCCGGGGCCATCGGCGTGCCGGCCTGCCCGGCGGGCGCCCCGGGCGGGACCCCGGTGATCTCCTTGCCCCACAGCCAC
Coding sequences:
- a CDS encoding class F sortase; the encoded protein is MSADEAKATAGGRLLTFAAWSVLVLGLWLWGKEITGVPPGAPAGQAGTPMAPGLPAAHAPLAAAMPARVDVPAIGVRAPVIARGLDAEGAIEPPPYELPGTVGWWGAGAAPGAPGTALMVGHVDTRSKPAVFYGLSTLKPGEKIRVARADGTVAEFTVEDVRVHERAGFDPDKAYGPRVKGRAELRLVTCGGSYDKAAKSYSANVVVSAYLTGTGTREAGTAV